Proteins from one Tenrec ecaudatus isolate mTenEca1 chromosome 8, mTenEca1.hap1, whole genome shotgun sequence genomic window:
- the LOC142454423 gene encoding large ribosomal subunit protein eL39-like: MSSLKTLRIKKFLAKKQKQNRPFPQWILMQTGNKIRYNSKRRHWRRTKLGL; this comes from the coding sequence ATGTCATCTCTTAAGACTTTGAGGATCAAgaaattcctggccaagaaacaaaaGCAGAATAGGCCCTTTCCCCAATGGATTCTAATGCAAACTGGTAATAAGATCAGGTACAATTCCAAGAGAAGAcactggagaagaaccaagctgggtttgTAA